Proteins from a single region of Amycolatopsis sp. CA-230715:
- a CDS encoding cytidylyltransferase domain-containing protein yields the protein MRAQPAGNTVNAVIQARASSTRLPGKVLRPLGGRSVLGWVVRAAAATPGIDEVIVATSDAADDDPVAEEAVRLGAAVVRGPLDDVLARFVLACERYPADAVVRLTADCPLLDPEVIGRIVTLWRADPSIDYLSATLVGGTLGRTMARGFDAELVRREVLAEQDAIATGSAREHVTLGVYGDPDRYSCVGVVVTPPSEDLRVTVDTPEDLALLEAIVAELGDGIPGWRAVVSLLRSRPDLVALNARVEQKKLTG from the coding sequence ATGCGTGCCCAGCCCGCCGGGAACACCGTGAACGCCGTCATCCAGGCGCGCGCTTCGTCGACCCGGCTGCCGGGCAAGGTGCTGCGCCCGCTGGGCGGCCGCAGCGTGCTCGGCTGGGTCGTGCGCGCCGCCGCGGCCACGCCCGGGATCGACGAGGTGATCGTGGCCACCTCGGACGCCGCGGACGACGACCCCGTCGCCGAAGAGGCCGTGCGCCTGGGTGCGGCGGTGGTGCGCGGCCCGCTCGACGACGTGCTGGCGCGGTTCGTGCTCGCCTGCGAGCGGTACCCCGCGGACGCGGTCGTGCGGCTGACCGCCGACTGCCCGCTGCTCGATCCCGAGGTGATCGGCCGGATCGTCACGCTGTGGCGCGCGGACCCGTCGATCGACTACCTGAGCGCCACGCTCGTCGGCGGCACGCTCGGCCGCACCATGGCGCGCGGGTTCGACGCGGAGCTGGTGCGCCGCGAGGTGCTCGCCGAGCAGGACGCGATCGCGACCGGATCGGCCCGCGAGCACGTGACCCTGGGCGTCTACGGCGATCCCGACCGGTATTCGTGCGTCGGCGTGGTGGTGACCCCGCCGTCGGAGGACCTGCGGGTCACCGTGGACACGCCGGAGGACCTGGCGCTGCTCGAAGCGATCGTCGCGGAGCTCGGCGACGGGATCCCCGGGTGGCGCGCGGTGGTGTCGCTGCTGCGGTCGCGCCCGGACCTGGTGGCGCTGAACGCGCGGGTCGAGCAGAAGAAGCTCACCGGATGA
- the pseB gene encoding UDP-N-acetylglucosamine 4,6-dehydratase (inverting): MSELEGSSILLTGGTGSFGKAFITYALAELNPSRLVVLSRDELKQYEARQLFADDPRLRWFIGDIRDRRRLERAMHGVDYVVHAAALKQVDTGEYNPFEFVQTNVIGSQNVIEAAIDTGIKKVVALSTDKASSPINLYGATKLTADRMFISANHYAATHPTRFSVVRYGNVMGSRGSVIPFFRGLAEKGESLPITHKDMTRFWITLPQAVEFVVDSFDQMHGGELYVPRIPSMRLVDLAQAIAPGSPMHEVGVRPGEKLHEEMIAPDDARRTVKLSDRYIVQPHIAGWGYEPPSDGEPVPDGFAYRSDTNDLWLDADELRRLVEQYG; the protein is encoded by the coding sequence ATGAGCGAGCTCGAAGGCTCGAGCATCCTGCTCACCGGCGGCACGGGTTCCTTCGGCAAGGCGTTCATCACCTACGCGCTGGCCGAGCTGAACCCGAGCAGGCTCGTCGTGCTGTCCAGGGACGAGCTGAAGCAGTACGAGGCCCGCCAGCTGTTCGCCGACGACCCGAGGCTCCGCTGGTTCATCGGCGACATCCGCGACCGCCGCCGCCTCGAACGCGCCATGCACGGCGTCGACTACGTGGTGCACGCGGCCGCGCTCAAGCAGGTCGACACCGGCGAGTACAACCCCTTCGAGTTCGTGCAGACGAACGTGATCGGCTCCCAGAACGTGATCGAGGCCGCGATCGACACCGGCATCAAGAAGGTCGTCGCGCTGTCCACCGACAAGGCGTCGAGCCCGATCAACCTCTACGGCGCCACGAAGCTGACCGCGGACCGCATGTTCATCAGCGCGAACCACTACGCGGCCACGCATCCGACGCGGTTTTCGGTCGTGCGGTACGGAAACGTGATGGGCTCGCGGGGCAGCGTGATCCCGTTCTTCCGCGGGCTCGCCGAAAAGGGCGAGTCGCTGCCGATCACGCACAAGGACATGACCCGGTTCTGGATCACGCTGCCGCAGGCGGTGGAGTTCGTGGTCGACTCGTTCGACCAGATGCACGGCGGCGAGCTGTACGTGCCGCGCATCCCGAGCATGCGGCTGGTGGACCTGGCGCAGGCGATCGCGCCGGGCAGCCCGATGCACGAGGTCGGCGTGCGGCCGGGCGAGAAGCTGCACGAGGAGATGATCGCGCCGGACGACGCGCGGCGGACGGTGAAGCTGAGCGACCGCTACATCGTGCAGCCGCACATCGCGGGCTGGGGCTACGAACCGCCGTCCGACGGCGAGCCGGTGCCGGACGGGTTCGCCTACCGGTCCGACACGAACGACCTGTGGCTCGACGCGGACGAGCTGCGGCGGCTGGTCGAGCAGTATGGGTGA
- a CDS encoding DegT/DnrJ/EryC1/StrS family aminotransferase → MGDFLPYGRQSIVDEDVEAVAAVLRGDWLTTGPAVARFESDLAEYTGGVPAVAVTSGTAALHAAYAAAGIRDGDEVVTSPMTFVATAATAVLRGAKVVFADVEEDTANLDPAAAKAAVTSRTKVVAAVDYAGHPAELDELKAVAGDALLLEDAAHSIGGTWHGRPVGSIADLTTFSFFPTKNLTTAEGGAVVASGELLERARAFRNHGLVRDKAAQRYPDEGPWHQEVHEFGLNYRLPDVLCALGSSQLKRLAAFKQRRAEIHARYTEAFADLDGVRTPACREGADPVWHLYPLRVLEGRRRAMFDHLRGLGIGVQVNYIPAYWHPVFEDLGYRRGLCPNAERFYAEELSLPLFPALTSSDVDRVIDGVRAFFGA, encoded by the coding sequence ATGGGTGACTTCCTGCCGTACGGCCGTCAGTCCATTGTGGATGAAGATGTCGAAGCGGTCGCGGCGGTGCTGCGCGGCGACTGGCTGACCACCGGCCCCGCGGTCGCGCGGTTCGAAAGCGATCTCGCCGAGTACACCGGCGGGGTGCCCGCGGTGGCCGTCACTTCGGGCACCGCCGCGCTGCACGCGGCTTATGCGGCGGCCGGGATTCGCGACGGCGACGAGGTGGTCACCTCGCCGATGACGTTCGTCGCGACCGCGGCCACCGCCGTCCTGCGGGGCGCGAAGGTGGTGTTCGCCGATGTCGAAGAGGACACCGCGAACCTCGACCCCGCCGCGGCGAAGGCGGCGGTCACCTCGCGCACGAAGGTCGTCGCGGCCGTCGACTACGCCGGGCACCCGGCCGAACTGGACGAGCTGAAGGCCGTCGCGGGGGACGCGCTGCTCCTGGAGGACGCGGCGCATTCGATCGGCGGCACGTGGCACGGCAGGCCGGTCGGCTCGATCGCGGACCTGACCACGTTCTCCTTTTTCCCCACCAAGAACCTCACCACCGCCGAAGGCGGCGCCGTGGTGGCCTCCGGCGAACTCCTGGAACGGGCGCGCGCGTTCCGCAACCACGGCCTGGTGCGGGACAAGGCGGCGCAGCGCTACCCCGACGAAGGCCCGTGGCACCAGGAAGTGCACGAGTTCGGGCTGAACTACCGGCTGCCGGACGTGCTGTGCGCGCTGGGAAGCAGCCAGCTGAAGCGGCTCGCCGCGTTCAAGCAGCGGCGGGCGGAAATTCACGCGCGCTACACGGAAGCGTTCGCCGACCTCGACGGTGTGCGCACCCCCGCGTGCCGCGAGGGCGCGGACCCGGTGTGGCACCTGTACCCGCTGCGCGTCCTGGAAGGCAGGCGGCGCGCGATGTTCGACCACCTGCGGGGGCTCGGCATCGGCGTGCAGGTCAACTACATCCCGGCCTACTGGCACCCGGTGTTCGAGGATCTCGGGTACCGGCGGGGCCTGTGCCCCAACGCGGAACGCTTCTACGCCGAAGAGCTTTCGCTGCCGCTCTTCCCCGCGCTCACTTCGTCCGATGTGGACAGAGTGATCGACGGGGTGCGCGCGTTCTTCGGCGCCTGA
- the pseI gene encoding pseudaminic acid synthase: MTVRIGKHEIGPEHPPFVIAEMSGNHNGDLDRALAIVDAIGESGAQAVKLQTYRPDTITIDADGPAFRIGDGHSLWGGENLYRLYERAHTPWEWHEKLFARAREHGLEIFSSPFDPTAVALLESLDAPAYKIASSEIVDLPLVDLCARTGKPLVISTGMASVAEIDAAVRTARAAGNDQLVVLGCTASYPASPSESNLRGLPVLAGVTGTLVGLSDHTPGIGAPLAAVALGAVAIEKHVTLKRDDGGVDSEFSLEPFELAALVTESKRAWEALGRAVIGPRESEKEGLRFRRSLYVVADVAAGDPVTRENVRSIRPAGGLAPAEIDVVLGRTFTRDAAKGTPLTWDLV, translated from the coding sequence ATGACCGTGCGCATCGGAAAGCACGAGATCGGGCCGGAGCACCCGCCGTTCGTCATCGCGGAAATGTCCGGGAACCACAACGGTGATCTCGACCGCGCGCTCGCGATCGTCGACGCGATCGGCGAATCCGGCGCGCAGGCGGTGAAACTGCAGACCTACCGCCCCGACACCATCACGATCGACGCCGACGGCCCCGCGTTCCGCATCGGCGACGGGCATTCCCTGTGGGGCGGGGAAAACCTCTACCGGCTTTACGAACGCGCGCACACGCCGTGGGAATGGCACGAGAAACTGTTCGCCCGCGCCCGCGAGCACGGGCTGGAGATCTTCTCCAGCCCGTTCGACCCGACCGCGGTCGCACTGCTCGAATCGCTCGACGCGCCCGCGTACAAGATCGCGTCCTCGGAGATCGTCGACCTGCCGCTGGTCGATCTTTGCGCGCGCACCGGCAAACCGCTGGTCATTTCGACCGGGATGGCGAGCGTCGCGGAGATCGACGCGGCGGTGCGGACCGCGCGCGCCGCCGGGAACGACCAGCTCGTCGTGCTGGGCTGTACGGCGAGCTACCCGGCTTCGCCGTCGGAGAGCAACCTGCGCGGGCTGCCCGTGCTCGCCGGGGTCACCGGCACGCTCGTCGGGCTTTCCGATCACACGCCCGGGATCGGCGCGCCCCTCGCGGCCGTCGCACTGGGCGCCGTCGCGATCGAAAAGCACGTGACGCTCAAGCGTGACGACGGCGGCGTGGACTCCGAGTTTTCGCTGGAACCGTTCGAACTGGCCGCTTTGGTCACCGAAAGCAAGCGCGCGTGGGAAGCGCTGGGGCGGGCGGTGATCGGGCCCCGCGAAAGCGAAAAGGAAGGCCTGCGGTTCCGGCGCTCGCTCTACGTCGTGGCGGATGTCGCCGCGGGCGATCCGGTCACGCGCGAGAACGTCCGCTCAATCCGCCCAGCGGGCGGCTTGGCACCAGCCGAGATCGACGTCGTACTGGGCCGCACCTTCACCCGGGACGCCGCGAAGGGCACCCCGTTGACCTGGGACCTCGTCTAA
- a CDS encoding GNAT family N-acetyltransferase, with protein sequence MTAALRPATEDDVEDIRRWRNHPSARAVSFTQHEISPAEHRAWWSSVRDDPSRRVLVYEYNGVSAGSVTYTFLDTEARTAKWGCALDVDGLGRDVLPAWLKLEGVLIDYAFDTLELSMLGGEVLLENKQVWQLHKRFGFTEAQRYTQEIDGVAHEVLWMELTAAARESAKGKRRK encoded by the coding sequence ATGACCGCTGCGCTGCGGCCCGCCACCGAAGACGACGTCGAGGACATCCGGCGGTGGCGCAACCACCCGTCGGCGCGCGCGGTCAGCTTCACCCAGCACGAGATTTCCCCCGCCGAGCACCGGGCGTGGTGGTCGTCCGTGCGCGACGACCCGTCGCGGCGGGTCCTGGTCTACGAGTACAACGGCGTCTCGGCGGGCTCGGTGACCTACACGTTCCTCGACACCGAGGCCCGCACGGCGAAATGGGGCTGCGCGCTCGATGTCGATGGGCTCGGCCGGGACGTGCTGCCCGCGTGGCTCAAGCTCGAAGGCGTGTTGATCGACTACGCCTTCGACACGTTGGAACTGAGCATGCTCGGCGGCGAAGTGCTGCTCGAGAACAAGCAGGTTTGGCAGTTGCACAAGCGGTTCGGGTTCACCGAGGCGCAGCGGTACACGCAGGAAATCGACGGGGTGGCGCACGAGGTGCTGTGGATGGAACTGACCGCGGCGGCTCGGGAATCAGCGAAGGGGAAGCGGCGCAAATGA
- the wzm gene encoding galactan export ABC transporter permease subunit Wzm/RfbD, with product MSAPSTVQAVTVPAPSAAPVPSDSRSWARAFADIRAGVANRELWSHLGWQDIKQRYRRSVLGPLWITLSMGVTALGLGILYSQLLGSPIDTYLPYITTGFIVWAFLLGCLTEGTETFIANEGLIKHLPAPLSVYVLRTVWRQCIMFAHNMIIYFIVLMILWGGITKSGYVITDGGVPQPGLNWSALLAIPAFALIAVNAGWVVLLFGIISTRFRDIPQVITSLINLLFFMTPIVWSTDILQKRFGDGVTWRSLVAELNPLYHFIQIIRAPLIGAQQSWHHWAIVGGFAVVGWLLALFVMRNYRSRVSYWV from the coding sequence GTGAGTGCCCCCAGCACGGTCCAAGCCGTCACCGTCCCCGCGCCGAGCGCCGCACCGGTCCCGTCGGACAGCAGGTCGTGGGCGCGCGCCTTCGCCGACATCCGCGCGGGCGTCGCCAACCGAGAACTGTGGAGCCACCTCGGCTGGCAGGACATCAAGCAGCGCTACCGCCGCTCGGTGCTGGGGCCGCTGTGGATCACGCTTTCGATGGGCGTCACCGCGCTCGGGCTGGGCATTCTCTACTCGCAGTTGCTCGGTTCGCCGATCGACACGTACCTGCCCTACATCACCACGGGCTTCATCGTGTGGGCGTTCCTGCTCGGCTGCCTCACCGAAGGCACCGAGACGTTCATCGCGAACGAGGGCCTCATCAAGCACCTGCCCGCGCCGCTGTCGGTGTACGTGCTCCGCACGGTGTGGCGCCAGTGCATCATGTTCGCGCACAACATGATCATCTACTTCATCGTGCTGATGATCCTGTGGGGCGGCATCACGAAATCCGGCTACGTCATCACCGACGGCGGTGTCCCGCAGCCCGGCCTGAACTGGAGCGCGCTGCTCGCCATCCCCGCGTTCGCGCTCATCGCGGTCAACGCGGGCTGGGTGGTGCTGCTGTTCGGCATCATCTCCACCCGCTTCCGCGACATCCCGCAGGTCATCACCAGCCTGATCAACCTGCTGTTCTTCATGACGCCGATCGTCTGGTCGACCGACATCCTGCAGAAGCGGTTCGGCGACGGCGTGACCTGGCGCAGCCTGGTCGCCGAGCTGAACCCGCTCTACCACTTCATCCAGATCATCCGCGCGCCGTTGATCGGCGCGCAGCAGAGCTGGCACCACTGGGCCATCGTCGGCGGGTTCGCCGTCGTCGGCTGGCTGCTGGCGCTGTTCGTTATGCGCAACTACCGTTCCCGCGTCTCGTATTGGGTGTGA
- the wzt gene encoding galactan export ABC transporter ATP-binding subunit Wzt/RfbE codes for MVSIDVWDASVDFPIFDAKSRSLKKQVLGKVGGKIGTESKVPVIEALHDISISLKDGDRVGLVGHNGAGKSTLLRLLSGIYEPTRGSSRIVGRVAPVFDLGVGMDQEISGFENIMIRGLYLGMTRKQMEKRVDDIAEFTELGDYLAMPLRTYSTGMRVRLALGVVTSIDPEILLLDEGIGAVDAAFLDKARDRLVDLVRRSGLLVFASHQDDLLLELCTSAVWMDEGRMKMRGGLREVLTAYKGKDPFANVSPEAAARLADAPVSAVAEGGE; via the coding sequence ATGGTCAGCATTGACGTCTGGGACGCCTCGGTCGACTTCCCGATCTTCGACGCGAAGAGCAGGTCGCTGAAGAAGCAGGTCCTCGGCAAGGTCGGCGGCAAGATCGGCACCGAGTCGAAGGTCCCGGTGATCGAGGCGCTGCACGACATCTCGATCTCCCTGAAGGACGGCGACCGCGTCGGCCTCGTCGGCCACAACGGCGCGGGCAAGTCCACGCTGCTGCGGCTGCTCTCCGGGATCTACGAGCCGACCCGCGGATCCTCGCGGATCGTCGGCCGCGTCGCGCCGGTCTTCGACCTCGGCGTCGGCATGGACCAGGAGATCTCCGGGTTCGAGAACATCATGATCCGGGGCCTCTACCTCGGCATGACCCGCAAGCAGATGGAAAAGCGCGTCGACGACATCGCGGAGTTCACCGAGCTCGGCGACTACCTCGCGATGCCGCTGCGCACCTACTCCACCGGTATGCGGGTGCGGCTCGCGCTCGGCGTGGTCACCTCGATCGACCCCGAGATCCTGCTGCTCGACGAGGGCATCGGCGCGGTCGACGCGGCGTTCCTGGACAAGGCGCGCGACCGGCTCGTCGACCTGGTGCGCCGGTCCGGTCTGCTGGTGTTCGCCTCGCACCAGGACGACCTGCTGCTGGAGCTGTGCACCTCGGCGGTCTGGATGGACGAGGGCCGGATGAAGATGCGCGGTGGGCTGCGCGAGGTGCTCACCGCGTACAAGGGCAAGGACCCGTTCGCCAACGTCAGCCCGGAAGCGGCCGCTCGCCTCGCCGACGCCCCGGTCTCGGCAGTGGCCGAAGGCGGAGAATGA
- the glfT1 gene encoding galactofuranosyltransferase GlfT1, producing MSSVEQAPLGDGAVVAVVVTRHRRELLADSLKIIAAQTRPVDHLVVVDNGPDQPARDVVASYPLPCTYLPSHRNLGGAGGFALGMLHALSLGAEWVWLADDDGRPADENVLSILLAEAEKRGLAEISPVVANIDSPAKLAFPLRRGLTWKRSSSELGEDFLPGIASLMNGALFRASTLDVTGVPDLRLFFRGDEVELHRRLVRSGLPFGTSLKTTYLHPDGSDEFKPMLGGKFHAQDPENEVKRYYTYRNRGYLLAQPGMRKIGALEYIRFGLYFIGVKRDPKAFRQWLKLVRQGRRERFYRY from the coding sequence ATGAGCAGCGTCGAGCAGGCCCCGCTCGGTGACGGCGCGGTCGTGGCCGTCGTCGTCACCCGTCACCGTCGAGAACTGCTCGCCGACTCGCTGAAGATCATCGCGGCGCAGACCAGGCCGGTCGACCACCTCGTCGTGGTCGACAACGGGCCGGACCAGCCCGCACGCGACGTCGTGGCGTCCTACCCGCTGCCGTGCACGTACCTGCCGTCGCACCGGAACCTCGGTGGCGCGGGCGGTTTCGCGCTCGGCATGCTGCACGCGCTCTCGCTCGGCGCGGAATGGGTGTGGCTCGCCGACGACGACGGCAGACCCGCCGACGAGAACGTGCTGTCGATCCTGTTGGCGGAAGCGGAAAAGCGCGGCCTCGCCGAGATTTCCCCCGTGGTGGCCAATATCGACAGCCCTGCGAAGCTCGCGTTCCCGTTGCGCCGCGGCCTGACCTGGAAGCGCTCGTCGTCCGAACTCGGCGAGGACTTCCTGCCGGGCATCGCCTCGCTCATGAACGGCGCGCTGTTCCGAGCGTCCACTTTGGACGTCACAGGGGTGCCGGACCTCCGGCTGTTCTTCCGCGGCGACGAGGTGGAACTGCACCGCAGGCTGGTCCGCTCGGGGCTGCCGTTCGGCACCTCGCTGAAGACCACCTACCTGCACCCGGACGGCTCGGACGAGTTCAAACCGATGCTGGGCGGCAAGTTCCACGCGCAGGACCCGGAAAACGAGGTCAAGCGGTACTACACCTACCGCAACCGCGGCTATCTGCTGGCCCAGCCGGGAATGCGGAAGATCGGCGCGCTGGAGTACATCCGCTTCGGGCTGTACTTCATCGGCGTGAAGCGGGACCCGAAGGCGTTCCGGCAGTGGCTGAAGCTCGTCCGGCAGGGCCGCCGCGAACGCTTCTACCGCTACTGA
- a CDS encoding ESX secretion-associated protein EspG, translating into MAHTFSLSLAALDMLLEQGRLGRAPVPFSVPHIGTSAEQRAQVRAAVYRDLEARGLMAGGRLDPGVEQALRTFVSPPVSISAAAQLDGGTPLFARAGSDGEYAVVVRQDENMLVFTEARPTGIVPMIVDLLPLTPAAPGQSVTVAKPAKRKRNPYGGDEGYNPFSGVAAPRSHSTTQLRMVERIFEKPRRRVGQFTAFVRDQRGHPVDLSPIAWFDTEAGRYLMTIRDGSDGQTWITYAPADNARIAQQLHEQLEGTF; encoded by the coding sequence ATGGCACACACGTTCTCGCTGTCCCTGGCAGCGTTGGACATGCTGCTCGAACAGGGAAGACTCGGCCGCGCGCCGGTGCCGTTCTCGGTGCCGCACATCGGCACCTCCGCCGAGCAGCGCGCGCAGGTCCGCGCCGCGGTGTACCGGGATCTGGAAGCGCGTGGCCTGATGGCGGGCGGCAGGCTCGATCCGGGCGTCGAGCAGGCACTTCGCACGTTCGTCAGCCCGCCGGTGTCGATCTCGGCCGCCGCCCAGCTCGACGGCGGCACCCCGCTGTTCGCCCGCGCCGGCTCCGACGGCGAGTACGCGGTGGTGGTGCGCCAGGACGAGAACATGCTCGTGTTCACCGAGGCCAGGCCCACCGGGATCGTGCCGATGATCGTCGACCTCCTGCCGCTGACGCCCGCGGCGCCCGGCCAGTCCGTGACGGTCGCGAAACCCGCCAAGCGCAAGCGAAACCCGTACGGCGGCGACGAAGGATACAACCCGTTCAGCGGTGTCGCGGCGCCGAGAAGCCATTCGACGACTCAGCTGCGCATGGTCGAGCGCATCTTCGAGAAGCCGAGGAGGCGGGTCGGCCAGTTCACCGCGTTCGTCCGCGACCAGCGCGGCCACCCCGTCGATTTGAGCCCGATCGCCTGGTTCGACACCGAGGCGGGCCGGTACCTGATGACGATCAGGGACGGGTCCGACGGCCAGACCTGGATCACCTACGCGCCCGCGGACAATGCGCGCATCGCGCAACAACTGCACGAACAGCTCGAGGGAACGTTCTGA
- a CDS encoding GNAT family N-acetyltransferase: MTNFEPLTSADVQLMQALAQRVTATRPDLVNSDSAFGELAWNWGRGRADQSASWRRKLWFSGEDLVAWGWAQLPRRVRRNDGSEKDVTAAYLVYQVHPDHAALVDEVIGWYDETAPGVDRTVVPSAADEFALSRWAAHGYGTDPSSLGDTGSWTQLNQRDLTDLAEPVLRDGFRFRTADEAGPEAAVQAHVDAWAPTAYSAESYQGVRQAPGYRGDLHVLVEAPDGTMASSAILWLDEVNKTAEFEPVGTHPDHRRLGLGSALLLHGMHLARAAGAIHATVACLGAPGHPSARGLYYGVGFEQFTRDAPLLKTAP, from the coding sequence GTGACGAACTTCGAGCCGCTGACCTCCGCGGACGTGCAACTCATGCAGGCACTGGCGCAGCGCGTCACGGCCACGCGCCCGGACCTGGTGAACAGCGATTCGGCGTTCGGCGAACTCGCCTGGAACTGGGGCAGGGGCCGTGCCGACCAGAGCGCGAGCTGGCGGCGCAAGTTGTGGTTCTCCGGCGAGGACCTGGTGGCGTGGGGCTGGGCCCAGCTGCCGCGCCGGGTGCGGCGCAACGACGGGTCGGAGAAGGACGTCACGGCCGCCTACCTGGTGTACCAGGTCCATCCCGACCACGCCGCGCTGGTCGACGAGGTGATCGGCTGGTACGACGAGACGGCGCCGGGCGTCGACCGCACGGTGGTGCCGAGCGCCGCCGACGAGTTCGCGCTGAGCCGGTGGGCGGCGCACGGCTACGGAACCGATCCGTCCTCGCTCGGCGACACCGGGTCCTGGACGCAGCTCAACCAGCGCGACCTCACCGACCTGGCCGAGCCGGTGCTGCGGGACGGTTTCCGCTTCCGCACCGCCGACGAAGCCGGGCCGGAGGCCGCGGTCCAGGCCCACGTGGACGCTTGGGCGCCCACCGCGTACTCGGCCGAGAGCTACCAGGGCGTCCGGCAAGCCCCCGGCTACCGCGGTGACCTGCACGTCCTGGTGGAAGCACCGGACGGCACGATGGCGTCCTCGGCGATCCTATGGCTGGACGAGGTGAACAAGACCGCCGAGTTCGAACCGGTCGGGACGCATCCGGACCACCGCCGCCTCGGCCTCGGCAGTGCGCTGCTCCTGCACGGGATGCACCTGGCGCGGGCGGCGGGGGCCATCCACGCGACGGTCGCCTGCCTCGGTGCCCCGGGGCACCCTTCCGCGCGCGGCCTGTACTACGGCGTCGGCTTCGAGCAGTTCACCCGCGACGCCCCGCTCCTCAAGACCGCGCCCTGA